In Leptolyngbya iicbica LK, one DNA window encodes the following:
- a CDS encoding glycosyltransferase family 2 protein: MTTFISICIATYKRPEGLARLLEGIDNLRFSELDAPKIEVVIADNDREGSAKPVYESVKPTFKWELVYGVEPQQGVTFARNRSLLLASPDAEFFVFIDDDEVPSPFWLETLLLCQKEYQADIVTGPVVPKFEATEVPDWIVKGGFFDPAQHETGKLMGVAFTNNTLAKSHLLQGLEHPFDDRLAFKGAEDVDLFTRFFAEGGKIVWCSEAIVYEFIPENRMRIKWLVDRNYYGYSAHSLTEKKYFPSLFIQTQRVIKGCLNIVLGLCLLIPGLLLGRHRLAQALIYVYRGLGSLSGLFNIQGDWGGANR, encoded by the coding sequence ATGACGACCTTTATTTCAATCTGCATCGCCACTTATAAACGTCCTGAGGGCTTAGCTCGATTATTAGAAGGCATCGACAATCTCCGATTTAGTGAACTTGACGCCCCCAAGATTGAAGTAGTGATTGCGGATAATGACCGAGAGGGCTCAGCCAAACCGGTTTATGAGTCGGTAAAACCCACCTTTAAATGGGAGCTGGTCTACGGAGTTGAGCCCCAACAAGGAGTAACGTTTGCCCGCAATCGCTCCCTCTTGCTGGCATCCCCCGATGCTGAGTTCTTCGTTTTTATTGATGATGATGAAGTGCCTTCTCCCTTTTGGTTAGAGACACTGCTACTGTGCCAAAAAGAATATCAGGCTGATATCGTCACCGGGCCGGTCGTGCCCAAATTTGAGGCTACTGAAGTTCCTGACTGGATAGTCAAAGGCGGCTTTTTTGACCCCGCCCAGCATGAAACTGGTAAACTCATGGGCGTCGCGTTTACTAACAATACCCTGGCCAAAAGTCACCTGCTGCAAGGGTTAGAGCATCCCTTTGATGACCGATTGGCTTTTAAGGGAGCAGAAGATGTTGATCTATTTACCCGATTCTTCGCAGAGGGAGGCAAAATCGTCTGGTGTAGTGAAGCGATCGTTTACGAATTTATTCCCGAAAATCGTATGCGGATCAAATGGCTGGTAGATCGGAATTATTACGGCTATAGTGCTCACAGTTTGACTGAGAAAAAATATTTTCCGTCTCTGTTTATTCAAACCCAAAGAGTGATTAAAGGGTGTTTGAATATTGTGCTGGGATTATGCCTGCTGATACCCGGTTTATTGCTCGGGCGACACCGACTGGCCCAAGCCCTAATTTATGTATATCGAGGGTTAGGGAGTCTGTCAGGCTTGTTCAATATTCAGGGCGATTGGGGCGGTGCTAATCGTTAG
- the bioD gene encoding dethiobiotin synthase, whose translation MSTPVKNGLLITGSDTDVGKTIVTTAIAAYWLKHFGANSLGLMKPVQSGIGDFETYTRLFDLQQSAESLTPQRFAAPLAPPLAAAQEGKSIDLTVVWQHLSQLLAERQFVLVEALGGLGSPVTDEWTIADLAAAWHLPIVLVIPVKLGAIAQAVANTALARQYQLSVRGIILNCTAPLTKAEQQNWAPIDLIERLTQLPVLGTMPYLAQTDDIPALVQAASDLKLEALFPG comes from the coding sequence ATGAGCACTCCTGTCAAAAATGGGTTGTTGATTACGGGGTCTGATACCGATGTCGGCAAGACCATCGTCACCACCGCGATCGCCGCTTATTGGCTCAAGCATTTTGGGGCCAACTCCCTGGGCTTGATGAAGCCCGTCCAATCGGGCATTGGCGATTTTGAAACCTACACTCGCCTCTTTGATCTGCAACAATCAGCTGAATCACTGACGCCGCAGCGCTTTGCCGCCCCCCTTGCGCCCCCCCTCGCCGCCGCTCAAGAGGGCAAAAGCATTGACTTAACCGTAGTTTGGCAACATCTCAGTCAACTGTTGGCCGAGCGCCAGTTTGTTTTGGTAGAAGCGTTGGGCGGTTTGGGCTCTCCCGTGACAGATGAGTGGACGATCGCCGATCTCGCCGCCGCCTGGCACTTGCCGATTGTATTGGTGATTCCAGTGAAGCTAGGGGCGATCGCTCAAGCCGTCGCTAACACCGCCCTCGCCCGTCAATATCAGCTCTCCGTTCGGGGAATTATTCTGAACTGCACCGCCCCCCTCACAAAAGCAGAGCAACAAAACTGGGCTCCCATTGACCTAATCGAGCGCCTCACCCAACTGCCTGTCTTGGGAACCATGCCCTACCTGGCTCAGACGGACGATATTCCTGCTCTCGTACAGGCGGCCTCTGATTTGAAGCTAGAAGCCCTATTCCCGGGCTGA